ccaccAGTCTCCACTATCCACTCCGGCCGCACGTgcgagctcgaagcttccgcgccgccatggccccgaagcgtgaGTTCGCgccgtccgccaacgaccacgaggccggcagcagccggccagTCGCGCCGCCGGCGTTCGCAATGGGGGCCGGCGGCGACGCCCGACGCGatcggatctacgtcaccgtagcggtgaCGCAGATGTTcagggacgccggcgtcccaatgccgtgggggacgtgcacctccccctGTGGCTGCTACCcgagcccagatcgggttccggtgccgcccatcccggcGTCCGGCCGCGCTCGCGTCGCGGAGATCCGGAGGTGCCGCGCGCACCGCCGACGGACCTCCGGGAGGACCCCGCGtacggcgacgcaagtcccaaccgggacttgtggttcgaggtggagcacgatgcacgtcggcgcacgTGCTTCACGTcggcgacggcgcggcctcgGGCGCAGCCGCGCACACCTGCAAGGTGGgcaggccgccgccccggcggctCGTACATCGACGAGCCGCCCCAAGAGCCCCCGCCGCAGCCCGGCAGGGAGAACGAAGACGACCCGAGCTGcaggcggcgctcgcggcgtcTCGCGAGCAGTGCGACctcgacgagctggccaaatggccgcacctcgccgagacgcTGCGCGTCTCCGCCCTGGCCTAGAAGGCCCAGGAGAACgcccaggcggaggcgtgggccttcctcgagatGGCGCGCCGGCAGGAGGAGGACACGCGCCTGGCGGCGCTCcgtgaggaggaggagcgccgtgCCGCGCTcctggcggaggaggagcgcctggacgcgctccgggcggaggaggaggaggagcagctccGCAAGGAGTCCGCGCGAAGGGCACGActgcgcaggccggcgagcccgCCGAGCCCGCACTCCGTCTAGGAAAGGGCGCtgtggtcgccctggccggagtccccgccgCCCTCCGACGTTTCTAGCCGGAACAACGCTtcgccgccggggggcgtcgtcgtcattgacaccgacgacgacgagtactactgggggtagtactgccggcggccaccgcgtgctcgcaaatcctggctagggtttgctttttttttagtttaaagcccatatagggctttcttttgtgtaaaatttgcccaaaatagggctaaatttaatgaccaactagtttaaatttatgttttgttgttgtcctttttattttgatttttgttttattttattacatatgcactgcgtccgcgcgttgggcgcagcgcgcgacccaaacggacagacggacgcgggccgctgtccgcgtgtctGCTCGGCCACCCAGACGACCCAAAATGCCCTGACATCCGTGGAAAAATGAGACCCACGTACAGTGGCAAGTCAAACTCGGTAGGAGCATGTGATGGGCGCTAGCTGGTGGCTGCTGACATATGCAAAGAGCGACGGCTCAGCCACACGTGTACAAAGTCAAGTTCAAGATTCAGGCTTGATTAACAATTATGTTCGTACTATAATAGATGGTGACTAGTAAAATATAAACTGCGGAAAAGTAAGACACGTGAATTGACGAACAACGGCTGAGGCCAGATGAGTGTTTCTATGGATTGACTCTTCGAGTCCTCGCACATGTAGTAGTATCTGTCACATAGCCGACCAACAAATTTGTACTGGTCATTGGCATGTGTTTGACTCTGCATCCTCCATGCATTTTTCTTTCTACATGGGAGTTCCTCCGTGCATGTTGAGACTTGCGATAATGGTCTCTTTTTTCTTGACTTTGTTTATTTTCAAAGTATTCGGAGTGTATGCTCTCACAGAGCCGACCGATCGAATCAATTTTCATCGGTCATTCGCATGTGTTTGACTCCATCCTCCATGCATTTTTACTAGCTGCGGGGCTGCCTTCCATGCATGTTGAGATCATGCTCTTGTTTCTTTTTTATTTGATCTTTTTTTCTGAAGTCTGCGATATGTTCACTTGATGCTAAAAGATGCAATGGTATATTATATGCGATGGTCATCGCAACAAATCCCTTTTCAGAAAGACTACTAATGTCCCTTTGGTAAAACAAATACTGGCTGTTTGGTTGAGGAACAATGATCATGGTCGGTGATATGGATGGTTCTATCATTGGTCTGTCGACGACGGAAATGTCAAAGTCTTCATATCCAACAATCAAACAACTTCCCCTAAAAAAACAATCAGCCAACTTCGCTAGACCTTACTTTTTGGTCGTATTGTTCCTCGAAAAGGGAAGAAAGGATAGACACCGGACTGCCAAAAGCTATGTAACACGTCTCTCTTATGCGAGTTTTGTCAAAACCTATGGgcttgtttggttcaaaggaaaATGAGAGGAGTGATGCTCATTGTTTCATTTTTTATCGATCTTGCCACTATGACCGATCATATCCTCACAAACATCTGATTCCTAGCTGGTGGAGGGATCTCGTTATATCACTGGCATAAGGCCACGTCGACATAATCTTCACCCATTGACGGGTTTGTAGGTGTTGTGTGGTGTCTTCATATTTTTTAATGCATGCTCTTTATCGTACTTTGTTGAATAAATTAATAAAGAATGATGTATGCATCTTTTCGATGCAAAGGCCGGGGGTCTCATCCCTCATTTCGGAAACACCATTTGGCCGATCTTATCCTCGGAAAAACCTCGATAATCAGTTTGGTCATTCCAACGTATCTCCATCATTAGTATCTAATCAGTTTTTTTCTTCATTAGGTGGAGTTGAGAGCTACCAGAGCTGAACTTTGGCATGACGTGTACTGAAATTTTGGAATGGTGTGTCTTGAAATTTATCAGTTTTGGGTAACATATGGGTAGAAATGATGGGCATATATATAGAACATAAGATAAAAAAATTTTACTCAGCATAAGTGCACATAATTTCACAAATAAATAGACATATAAGGCACAAGACCACAAATTGAATCAGTACCATCATTTGTATTCACATAACACCAAGTTCAGACCATAAACTAAATTTAACACACTACATGTTCAAATATGACATATCACATGTGTTACATTCTATTAAACGCCTCTTATATCTTTTGTGTTATATGTCTACTAGtacaatacccgtgcgttgctacggatagACCAAACGTTGAGTCCAATGTTTTAGAAAAATAATTAGATTGTCTTTACTATTGAAACACATATTAATTAAAACATGATCACGCGAAATTTCTTGTCTTTCAAATTAAAACATGCCCAATTTTATAAGTGTTTATCTTCTTCTGCAATCACCATTCCTCAATTTCGTACTGACAACACCTTGATGCGTGACCGGGTATTTCGTTCCTTCCAAAGAGACGTCTCCACGTTGTACGAAAGTGACCGCATGAACTTTTGTGATTCAGAGGCTTTATCACGTACGTCAAAACTTTGTTTACCTAAGAATTAGATTTTTGTTCGACCGGGAAGCGATACGTCAGTCTTACTTGAACATGAATATTCTAGGAAGGAATCTACATGAAATAAAGTACATCTGGCCTTTTTTATCCTCCATTTTCCTCCATTTTTATGCAAAAAAAAGAATTATGGAGTATTTTTTAAAGCCCGTGCGTCGTCATGGCCGCTTCAATTTTTTATGCGTTGCAACAAGGAAACAACTTAGGACCGCTATAAATTAGACTTCTAATCTGTTTTTTTTTCACTGGACATGCCTTGGGACTCGGCGTGGTCCACCAAACGAATTGCTTGCTGCCGTTGGGTTTGGGTGTAGAGCGATGATGTAGTTGTCGTCGTTGGTGGCCTTGCCGACCTCTGGCTGGTTTGACTTCAAGAAAGAGTTGCATGATGGTGTTGTCGTTATTCATGGCTCATCGACCACCAGCCATTTCAGCTACTTGCCTTCCAAAATCAGTGTGGATTATTCATTCTTCCAGCCCGGACTCTTGGCTCGATTCGGGGAAAATGGGGAATTTTTGATTCGTATGTTTAACCTTCTTGGCTTTGTAATTAGTTTAAGTAAGCATATTTCCAATTGATCGGAGTATCCAATCAGTACTCACGTGGCAGTGACATATGAAGATGTCAAAAAACATATTCTTGGCAGAGGTGATGAGTACATGTGTGCCACACCTTGGCACACCTTGCTTGAGGTAACTGAAGAGTCTGCTTATCCGGTACCATATGCTGAATCATCTGTATTTTTACTTTGGAATCCACATTGAGCTGGTTACAGTGGAGTTCTAGCTATACTTTATACTGTTTAACTTGGCAGAGGTGATGAGTACATGTGTGGCACACCTTGGCACACCTTGCTTGAGGTAACTGAAGAGTCTGCTTATCCGGTACCATATGCTGAATCATCTGTATGTTTACTTTGGAATCCACATTGAGCTGGTTACAGTGGAGTTCTAGCTATACTTTATACTGTTTAACTCACGTGTATACACTGCTACGAGCAATAACCTTACATGCACATCCTATGGGGCTCCTGGCTCTCGTCCGCCGAAGCAGCAGCAACGGCGCCATGAGACTGCTGACTGTCCTCCACCACCTGATGTGCAGCCCGCTGACGGCATGGCCAACTTTGAGCGTCGGACTTCTCTCTCCTCCGGTTGCAGCGGCAAATATCCGCGAACCGGCGCAGCCCCGGACAGATTAGATTACTCGCGGCTCTTTCTCTCCACCCGTTGCCGCCCGCTGATTTTCTTTCTCGTTTGTTAGTTTCCTTTTATCTCGCGACGTGTTGCCGTGTTGATCGCCACGTTTATTGGTAGTCGTATCGGATCGTGGGGACAAAGGAAccgttgtttttctttttttgcgGGAGGGCGATGGTTCAGTCGGACGCGTACGCCTACGAACAACGGATgcaaatttaatagtaaagattgttTTCGTCCATATTTTATCCAAAATTGAGAAACTTAGCACGCACCATACCAAAAATTCAGCATGTGCAAAAATTCAGTCCCGAGAGACCTCAACTCTCTCAGGCAAAATGATTACATAATAACACTGGATATATTATGATAGAATGGCAAAAGTGATTACCCGGCTAATGGAGCAGTGATGTTTATGAGGATTTGATAGGTCAAATGGGGTCTTTCCGAGAATAGGGTCAGTCATAGTTGAAAGAATGATAAAGAATGGTATTTCCGTTTACTTGTTGCTGAAGATCTTTCGTTTTCTCTATGATGTCCAACATTCTTTTGCCCATTTTTCTTAGCTTTCTAATCTTCAGAATTCCAAGGAAAAAGTGCCTGCGTGTTGAAAGTCATGTAGATCAAGTAGCTGCTGCCTTGAAAACACCCGGTCACAAGCATATGTATTGGCGGATTGACCCCACCACGATAATCTTTTACATAAAATGCTTACGGACTCACAAAGCAGCAGCAGAAATCAAAAATCTGGTCCGATTTTTCAGGAGGGGATCAAACTCCAGCCAACCAAAGCAACCCACGTCTGTCCGTAATCCTTCCGTAACCAAATTCGTCCGTACGTCTAGGATTATCGCCACGATATAGGTGGCCGCATTCTCGATTTTCTTCGAAGACGCATGGCCACAAGCATTGACCCAATCACGACTTCACGAGCTACATCGAACCCGGCGGCTGGCTCGGTCAGCAATCTCGACATATGGGCAAGCGTGCTGATATATAAACATgcagacgcctcaaccttgattttCCACCGCTCTCAGTTCCGGTGATCGATCCTCTCCCTCACTTACAATGTTGTCCAACTCGATCCCGAGAGTAGCAGGGGGTGCCTCTTCCGTCCTCCCGGCACATCGCCGGCAGGCGGCTAGCGGCCACGCGCTCCCTGCTGCGGCTTCGGCGCCGTCCCTGTCAAAGTTTCGTCAGCGACGAACGAGCCATCTCTGCCTCGCCTCCGCCCGTGCTGAAGAGCACGGTTCCTCCCACGGAGAACTGTTCGCTCGCGGCCGTCATGGCGCTCCTCACCTCTACCCGATATGCGCGAGGAGGACAAGGACGATGATCTCATCCTGTTTAGGTAAATGACCTCTGGCTTGCTAGATTAGAACATTTTTTTTCTAGAGTTATGTGTTTGTCAGTAATCAGTCGCTATCAGAGCTGGCGTCCAGTACTATTGCCGGAAATATCGCCCGATGTCTTTCATAATGAAGCTAGCTTAATGTTGCGCGTCATATATCACACTCCAATTTGTACACAAATTAGACTTTACACCTCAAATAGCACACACTATGAAGATGTGCAGCAGTCAACTAAAACTCAGAAACCTCGGCTCCAACCGTCCACCCCAAAAGATGAAGCTTTCGTGGTACAAAAAAAAAAGGATGAACCTTTCATAGTACTTTCCTGATTTTCTTGTGTAGTAAACCCtatgttttttttaaaaaaaacatcCAATGTAGAATGTCAATTTCTTTGGGCACACCCCAACGTCCACCCCGAATGATCAGCTTTCACGGTTTTAGAATATATTATGAAGATTTCATAGTCTCTTCCTATTTTGTTGTGCGTAAAATAAGCCCTAGCCTAAGATTTATCACATTATGTCCAATGTAAAATTGGTTTTTTTTTGGCACAACCAACTCTATTTTTGTTTGCAAACCAAAAGCATTAGCTTCTACTCATACTGATATATTAGTATTACAGCACGTAGGGCTGACAAGGCACTTACATTCGCTAACTTGTAGATGGATGAGACACAGTTTGTGCGGCGCTTATAGGCTTCTAGGGAAAAAAACATCACGGAAAGTATTTTCGGGGAACTATCGCTAGCTCGACACTTAGCTACCCATGTTGTTAGGCAACAGTTATGGCTTGCACAGGGATATACAAATTTAAGTCGTGTGGCAGGTATTCCTTTCATGGCACACATGTTAATGAGAACACATATGTTTGTTTCATACtgttaaaaacaaaaacaaaatacaATTTCATTTATATCTATTTTTCATGTGGTTCATTTCTTACATGACACCATTTCTTAATGGCATCCGTTTCATACATCTCATTTTGCATCTAAACTTTGAAAAAAAAATTTACACCATAGTCAGTAGACCCTAGATCTACCAAACTAACTACAAAGAGAAGTTTTGTGGTCAAGGAAGATCATCTTTGTTGTTTAGGAAATTCTTCCTTTGTCTCCTAGATTTCTTCGAGCAACTCATTGTTCTGCATTTCATCCTCCTGCATCATAGCTAGACCTGCATGCCGTCATCCTATCAGTGGATCTGAGAAGGGAGATGTAGGCTATTAGAGTAGAGAAAAATCATTAACTTGGAGAAAGCAGCAAGAACAGACTTGTGGGACAGGAATGCTAACAAAGGATTCTGGGTTGCTTATGTTGGGGGGAAGACACGACACTGAGACACCATGGACATCCTTGATGCCTTCACCTTGAACACCATCTTCATGAGGAGGCTGGTCGAAGTGCGGCTATCTAGGGTTTATAGTTGGGCGTAGAAAGTAGGGAGTTTATCAGTGATGGATTACAAAGAGCGCCATATGGAGTGGGAAGTGAGGTGTCAATATTGCTTCAGGGGGGCAGATTGGGGGAGTGATGAGTGTTGTGAGGTTCCTGTATTATATAGAATTGGGCAGTGGGCATGACAAGTCTATCGCATGGTCCCTGATGATATCGGGAAGTGTAGCTATTGGATGTAAGGTCTATGCACATATCAGGTACTCTTAGCTGATGGGCCAAGGAGTACAGGGCTGCATTGTCGTTGAGACGGGGAAATTGAGCTACATCTTTGGTTCCCAAAGTAGTCGATCTAAAATGATGCGCCTGCACTCCTGTATCTAGGATAGGGGGTGGTCCGTGTGTTCTTCTGCAGCAATGGTGGTCAGTAGCAGGCGGCAACGGGGTTCACCTAGATCCTATGGACTCAAATGTCGTTTTTGCTTTCCGTCATGTTCCTTTTGTTATTGTGGCAACACCTCTCTTTCCAAATTGTACTAATGTGTGCGTTGTAAACATATGCTTATTTAATTAATGTGCAATAATCTTCTAAAAAACCGTAAGCGCAAAAAAAGGTACAGTTATCTCTCCTCTAGTTTTCTCCCATTACGATGCCATGGCAGCTGTGAGCTGCTCAAGAACCAATGACGTGGGTGCTCCTTGACAATGGTGGATTCAGTGAGGTGAGTATGATGGCACGCCACCTAGCAGAATGGAGGGAGTTAGTGAACATGTAGTGTGGGAAGGAGGTATGTGGCGGTGGACAAAGGATCGATGTGGTACAGGCCAGAAAGAAGAGTTGTAACAATAGCTTCCACCGTGCGTCAAGGGCTTAAGTAGCACACACCGAGAATATGTGGTATTTGGTTTTGTAATTGCGGGTTATTTACTAGTAATACATGTATGTATGAGAGCAACGTTATCTAATTGATGCTAACATTAAAATATTCTTTCATCAAACAGCATATACTGAGAAGATTTTGGTAGAAGAAAATGTGAGCATGCAAAAGAAGGTATGACCCAACACTTATGACTCTTGTTTCGGCTAGATGTTTTGAGCTAGTCTCATGGAATTATTGGCGCAACTAAATACAATGATCAAATGTTGCATATAATCTAGGAAAGGGTGGCTAGAATAAAGAAAGAGCTCCAAGAGCCTCAATGGTTACCATCCCCATACGACACAGCATGGGTGGCAATGGTGCCCTCGCAAGGTATCCCTCAGGCTCCATGCTTCCCTCAGTGTGTTGAATGGATATTGCAAAACCAACAGGATAATGGATCTTGGGGTATCAGAAAATATGACTCGTCAAACGACAAGTGTAGTCTCTTATCCACATTGGCATGCATTCTTGCACTTAAGAAATGGAATGTTGGTCCCGAGCACATCAGCAGAGGTATGAAACATTGAAACATCATTAATTTATTTTTGTTGTTTTAAGGTCTCTACTTTAGACGGCCTATAAGTTGTAACTGAGATAAAATGATGTACATTCACATGACTCCTTTTTTTTCCTTGGGTGGCAGGACTACATTTTATTGGCAGAAATTTCTCGATTGTTATGGATGAGCAGATTGATGCTCCTGTAGGCTTTAATGTTACTTTTACTGGTATGATTACCCTAGCCAATTCCATGGGTTTGGAATTTCCCGTGAAACAAACTTATGTTGATGACATTCTTCACATCCGGCAGATGGAATTGAAAAGGTTTGCTGAGTGACCTTTATACAAAAATTATGTATATATGCATTTTGTTTAACTGGTTGTTAGTATGCATATGTGTGGATATGAATTGAAACTCACTAGCTGATTTTTTTATCTCACTTTCTTTTATGAAAAATATTGtttgtatttttttctattttatttagatTTTCCGACAAACCATAATTTTGAAATGGAAAATGGGGAACAATGATATTTATCTTGTATATGTCAAAAGTAGCAATCATAACTTCAGTCTCATATGTAGCAATCATAACTTCAGTCTCATATGTAGCAATCATAATTTCAGTCTCATGTGAGTAACAAATTGAAAATTATTATGTGTGTCACATACAGATTTGCTGAGGATACATCTTATGGTAGAGAAGAATACATGGCTTATGTTGCTGAAGGGTTAGGAGACATGTTGGATTGGAATGAAGTCATGAAATTTCAGAGGAAGAATGGATCATTGTTCAACTCTCCTTCCGCTACTGCAGCTGCATTAATATACAATCATGATGATAAAGCCCTCCAATATCTAAATTTGCTAGTTAGTAAATTTGGTAGTTCAGGTGAGTTTGTGTGCCTTACACCATGATGAATTTGCAACCTGTATACTGTTGCTAAATATCGTCCTAAATCAACATTTGCAGTACCAACAGTGTTCCCAATAAATATATACTGCCAGCTTTCGATGGTGGATTCGCTTGAAAAGACTGGAATATCTCATCATTTTTCAACCGAAATAAAGAGTATCCTCGACATGACACATAGGTAATGACCGAGAGAAAAGTTAATGTATGTATATTTATAGACCTGTTAATTTACTATATCCATTTTGTAGTTTCTGGTTACAGAGAGATGAGGAAATCATGTTGGATGTAGCAACATGTGCAATGGCATTTCGTATTTTAAGGATGAATGGATATGATGTTTCCTCAGGTATTTCCTTCGGGTAGAATACTTGTGTTGCAACTTTTATCTTCATTGTTGATTTAACTCACAAGTTCCAATTTTACGCAGATGAACTATCCCATCTTGCTGAAGCCTCTGCTTTCCGTAGTTCACTTCAAGGGTATCTGAATGATACAAAATCTTTACTAGAACTACAGAAGGCTTCAACAGTTAGTGTTTCAAAAAATGAAACGATCCTTGATAACATAGGCTATTGGTCAAGCAACTTCTTAAAGGAAAAGATGAGTTCTAATGATGTGGATATAGTTCCGGTCTTCACAGAGGTGCTTGGATGCAAAAAAATATAATTCAAAAATTATTGATCCTAGATTTGATTAAGGGTTTGGTTTACACTTAATTATATGCGTCTGTTATTTCAGGTGGAGTATGCtgtcaagtttccattttatgccACAATGGAACGTCTAGACCACAGGAGGAGTATTGAACATTTTGATGCTCAGGGTTATCAGATGTTCAAGACATCGTACTTGTAAGATTCTCATCCCCAAAAGTAGTTTGCATATAATTAAATTAATAACTCAAGCCACAAACTCCTACgatcgatgttcataatttccaaaAAAATAACTTCAACTAATTTTATTGTATCCAAATACTCCTGAGTCATCTCTTTGCTGTTCCCACAAAGAAGAAAGAAGCAATAATTGGGGTGATATAATTCAAACCTATGATTGAGCATGTACTTTTTTAGAGTCCATTTATTTTCAATTATCCGGTAAAAACATTCTTCTAAAAATGTCAAACCCACAACATTTATAATAGTCTCAATTGATTTTTTTGTCTAATAACAAGTTTTTACTGCATCAGGCCATGCCTTGCTAACAAAGACCATCTTGCTTTGGCTGTTGAAGATTTCACCTTCTCTCAGTTTGCTTACCAGGCTGAACTTGCGCATGTTGAAAGGTAAATTGTGTATTATGTTATCAACTTATGTCATCAACTCCCTTTCTTATAggtttggattttttttcaacaGTTGGGTGAAAGAGAACAGGAtagactgtcaacacccggatttttaagtccgaatgcctattatgtcatacatcgcaatcccaggaatattgttgttgcgaggcataatagttaagtatcacagtcatcattcattacaaaccataagtcttacaaattggaatcacatgatccatattacacgaatagttgatctattgatcaacgaacaaacacaagttcattgttcaacatagcggaagcgtaagatacaaggactctttagtccacaggccaacgcttgacgtcggaaggcgcttagttgtcgtaggcgtcctgctggtcatctccttggtcgtcttcatactctggccatttgaatagccagggacaaagccgtgagtacgttgagtactcgcaaactaatactaatgtaagtgctagacattctagtatggtttactaagctctagtttatttgcataaagctagttttagttcacaaagtttgagaaaagcttattcaagtgctaactaactcaagtgggaacattagtgtcattcccacc
This region of Lolium perenne isolate Kyuss_39 chromosome 2, Kyuss_2.0, whole genome shotgun sequence genomic DNA includes:
- the LOC139830085 gene encoding 9-beta-pimara-7,15-diene synthase, chloroplastic-like; amino-acid sequence: MLSNSIPRVAGGASSVLPAHRRQAASGHALPAAASAPSLSKFRQRRTSHLCLASARAEEHGSSHGELFARGRHGAPHLYPICARRTRTMISSCLAYTEKILVEENVSMQKKERVARIKKELQEPQWLPSPYDTAWVAMVPSQGIPQAPCFPQCVEWILQNQQDNGSWGIRKYDSSNDKCSLLSTLACILALKKWNVGPEHISRGLHFIGRNFSIVMDEQIDAPVGFNVTFTGMITLANSMGLEFPVKQTYVDDILHIRQMELKRFAEDTSYGREEYMAYVAEGLGDMLDWNEVMKFQRKNGSLFNSPSATAAALIYNHDDKALQYLNLLVSKFGSSVPTVFPINIYCQLSMVDSLEKTGISHHFSTEIKSILDMTHSFWLQRDEEIMLDVATCAMAFRILRMNGYDVSSDELSHLAEASAFRSSLQGYLNDTKSLLELQKASTVSVSKNETILDNIGYWSSNFLKEKMSSNDVDIVPVFTEVEYAVKFPFYATMERLDHRRSIEHFDAQGYQMFKTSYLPCLANKDHLALAVEDFTFSQFAYQAELAHVESWVKENRIDCQHPDF